From the genome of Aricia agestis chromosome 9, ilAriAges1.1, whole genome shotgun sequence, one region includes:
- the LOC121730170 gene encoding carboxylesterase 1C isoform X1, whose product MFLSFAVTYLFLIQYSNAQDPIINLPQGRVVGIKVYSESSPKAIEMYFGIPYASPPTGRLRFSPPERHPGWRRTLFAHKMPPRCPGPDEDMNNMSEDCLYLNIWTSRRVDTKLQPVVVILYSESWNRGGISLPCQDLAAEGVVAVTVSYRLNIFGFFTLMSEAARGNLALLDQYMALLWVKENIAAFGGDSNSITLMGHTGGADSVLYHVFSPRSIGLFHRAIIMSPQYTTLWKSLSSNNNDDAILMESVSRTMSDFIGCRNSTDSEILLCMKSLPIGRITEMYSSFNWTDGYHPTSDIFLPQTEQYLPVSLSTALSQTKSQSIQLDVLLGISKLEAIHSYDSDRYVRIKQKNVNMIYEDVRSVIIPELLRMLSLDKTEKMPLLMQAIEWEYFGLDLHKRDNVLRTVQTIAQMETAAKWETGCALLAARLARKISRLYVYRFSDPFAVDLSGRNVSFTDAVHGTDLLALLGDPLMLQVARRRIAQNEKAISNLYREYIISFIKYGSPAPENDWRRYMVGESNIHDICVKDKNKTCDNDDMKKEIAFWLQYLPRLSQNLEPFAKTEKITSEKDDNRFRGGVYAMCGVSAILVLLLFASTLLIHIRRNHRSLDGRAETSYL is encoded by the exons ATGTTCTTAAGTTTTgctgttacttatttatttttaattcagtATTCAAATGCTCAAGATCCCATTATAAATTTGCCTCAAGGAAGAGTAGTTGGG ATAAAGGTTTATTCAGAAAGTTCACCAAAGGCAATTGAGATGTATTTTGGAATCCCGTATGCCAGCCCACCAACAGGAAGACTCAGATTTTCG cCGCCAGAACGACATCCCGGCTGGAGACGAACTCTATTTGCTCACAAAATGCCACCCCGATGTCCTGGTCCTGATGAAGACATGAACAACATGAGTGAAGACTGCCTGTACCTCAATATATGGACGTCCCgg CGAGTAGATACAAAATTGCAGCCAGTAGTCGTTATCCTCTACAGTGAATCTTGGAATCGAGGTGGCATTAGCCTACCCTGTCAAGATCTGGCTGCGGAAGGCGTCGTAGCTGTTACAGTATCATATCGGCTTAATATTTTTGGATTTTTCACTCTTATGTCTGAGGCGGCTAGAGGAAACCTGGCGTTACTAGATCAATACATGGCATTACTTTGGGTGAAGGAGAATATAGCTGCTTTTGGTGGAGATTCTAACTCTATCACATTAATGGGACACACTGGCGGAGCCGATAGTGTCCTTTATCATGTTTTTTCTCCGCGCTCTATTG gTCTTTTTCATAGAGCAATAATCATGTCACCACAATATACAACTCTGTGGAAATCATTGAGTTCGAATAACAATGATGACGCAATATTAATGGAAAGCGTGTCCAGAACAATGTCCGATTTCATAGGGTGCAGGAATAGCACCGACAGCgaaatattattgtgtatgaAATCGTTACCCATAGGACGAATCACTGAGATGTATTCG AGTTTTAATTGGACCGACGGATATCACCCCACATCGGATATTTTTTTACCCCAAACTGAACAATATTTGCCAGTATCTCTTTCTACGGCTCTGTCTCAAACTAAGTCTCAGAGTATTCAATTGGATGTCCTACTAGGAATATCAAAACTGGAGGCTATACACTCGTATG ATAGTGATCGATATGTACGCATAAAACAGAAAAACGTTAACATGATCTATGAAGATGTTAGAAGTGTAATAATTCCTGAGCTTTTGAGGATGCTATCTCTAGATAAGACAGAAAAAATGCCTTTG ctaATGCAAGCCATAGAGTGGGAATATTTTGGATTAGATTTACACAAGCGTGATAACGTTTTAAGAACAGTCCAAACAATTGCACAAATGGAAACGGCAGCAAAGTGGGAAACAGGCTGTGCTCTCCTAGCAGCAAGATTGGCCAGAAAAATATCACGACTGTACGTTTATCGCTTTTCAGATCCTTTCGCGGTGGATTTGAGTGGAAGAAACGTTTCTTTTACAG ATGCTGTCCATGGAACAGATTTATTAGCTCTGCTTGGAGATCCGCTCATGCTGCAAGTAGCTCGACGTCGTATCGCACAGAATGAAAAGGCGATCAGTAATTTGTATCGAGAATATATCatcagttttataaaatatgg aTCACCGGCGCCCGAAAACGATTGGCGCCGATACATGGTCGGTGAATCTAATATTCATGATATATGCgttaaagataaaaacaagacATGTGATAATGATGATATGAAAAAAGAAATAGCCTTCTGGTTGCAATACTTGCCACGTCTGTCTCAAAATTTAGAACCATTTGCTAAAACGGAGAAGATAACAAGTGAAAAAG ATGACAATCGGTTCCGTGGAGGAGTTTATGCGATGTGTGGCGTTTCTGCAATTCttgttttacttttatttgcAAGCACTTTATTAATTCATATAAGGCGAAATCACCGTTCACTGGATGGAAGGGCAGAAACTTCTTACTTATAA
- the LOC121730170 gene encoding acetylcholinesterase isoform X2: MYFGIPYASPPTGRLRFSPPERHPGWRRTLFAHKMPPRCPGPDEDMNNMSEDCLYLNIWTSRRVDTKLQPVVVILYSESWNRGGISLPCQDLAAEGVVAVTVSYRLNIFGFFTLMSEAARGNLALLDQYMALLWVKENIAAFGGDSNSITLMGHTGGADSVLYHVFSPRSIGLFHRAIIMSPQYTTLWKSLSSNNNDDAILMESVSRTMSDFIGCRNSTDSEILLCMKSLPIGRITEMYSSFNWTDGYHPTSDIFLPQTEQYLPVSLSTALSQTKSQSIQLDVLLGISKLEAIHSYDSDRYVRIKQKNVNMIYEDVRSVIIPELLRMLSLDKTEKMPLLMQAIEWEYFGLDLHKRDNVLRTVQTIAQMETAAKWETGCALLAARLARKISRLYVYRFSDPFAVDLSGRNVSFTDAVHGTDLLALLGDPLMLQVARRRIAQNEKAISNLYREYIISFIKYGSPAPENDWRRYMVGESNIHDICVKDKNKTCDNDDMKKEIAFWLQYLPRLSQNLEPFAKTEKITSEKDDNRFRGGVYAMCGVSAILVLLLFASTLLIHIRRNHRSLDGRAETSYL, from the exons ATGTATTTTGGAATCCCGTATGCCAGCCCACCAACAGGAAGACTCAGATTTTCG cCGCCAGAACGACATCCCGGCTGGAGACGAACTCTATTTGCTCACAAAATGCCACCCCGATGTCCTGGTCCTGATGAAGACATGAACAACATGAGTGAAGACTGCCTGTACCTCAATATATGGACGTCCCgg CGAGTAGATACAAAATTGCAGCCAGTAGTCGTTATCCTCTACAGTGAATCTTGGAATCGAGGTGGCATTAGCCTACCCTGTCAAGATCTGGCTGCGGAAGGCGTCGTAGCTGTTACAGTATCATATCGGCTTAATATTTTTGGATTTTTCACTCTTATGTCTGAGGCGGCTAGAGGAAACCTGGCGTTACTAGATCAATACATGGCATTACTTTGGGTGAAGGAGAATATAGCTGCTTTTGGTGGAGATTCTAACTCTATCACATTAATGGGACACACTGGCGGAGCCGATAGTGTCCTTTATCATGTTTTTTCTCCGCGCTCTATTG gTCTTTTTCATAGAGCAATAATCATGTCACCACAATATACAACTCTGTGGAAATCATTGAGTTCGAATAACAATGATGACGCAATATTAATGGAAAGCGTGTCCAGAACAATGTCCGATTTCATAGGGTGCAGGAATAGCACCGACAGCgaaatattattgtgtatgaAATCGTTACCCATAGGACGAATCACTGAGATGTATTCG AGTTTTAATTGGACCGACGGATATCACCCCACATCGGATATTTTTTTACCCCAAACTGAACAATATTTGCCAGTATCTCTTTCTACGGCTCTGTCTCAAACTAAGTCTCAGAGTATTCAATTGGATGTCCTACTAGGAATATCAAAACTGGAGGCTATACACTCGTATG ATAGTGATCGATATGTACGCATAAAACAGAAAAACGTTAACATGATCTATGAAGATGTTAGAAGTGTAATAATTCCTGAGCTTTTGAGGATGCTATCTCTAGATAAGACAGAAAAAATGCCTTTG ctaATGCAAGCCATAGAGTGGGAATATTTTGGATTAGATTTACACAAGCGTGATAACGTTTTAAGAACAGTCCAAACAATTGCACAAATGGAAACGGCAGCAAAGTGGGAAACAGGCTGTGCTCTCCTAGCAGCAAGATTGGCCAGAAAAATATCACGACTGTACGTTTATCGCTTTTCAGATCCTTTCGCGGTGGATTTGAGTGGAAGAAACGTTTCTTTTACAG ATGCTGTCCATGGAACAGATTTATTAGCTCTGCTTGGAGATCCGCTCATGCTGCAAGTAGCTCGACGTCGTATCGCACAGAATGAAAAGGCGATCAGTAATTTGTATCGAGAATATATCatcagttttataaaatatgg aTCACCGGCGCCCGAAAACGATTGGCGCCGATACATGGTCGGTGAATCTAATATTCATGATATATGCgttaaagataaaaacaagacATGTGATAATGATGATATGAAAAAAGAAATAGCCTTCTGGTTGCAATACTTGCCACGTCTGTCTCAAAATTTAGAACCATTTGCTAAAACGGAGAAGATAACAAGTGAAAAAG ATGACAATCGGTTCCGTGGAGGAGTTTATGCGATGTGTGGCGTTTCTGCAATTCttgttttacttttatttgcAAGCACTTTATTAATTCATATAAGGCGAAATCACCGTTCACTGGATGGAAGGGCAGAAACTTCTTACTTATAA